Sequence from the Nocardia brasiliensis genome:
GCGAACGACCAGTACTGGAAGGATCGTGTCGCCGAGGTCGGCGGCCCGAACGCCCGGCTCGACTCGGTGACCGTCGAGGGCGACCAGGTGCGCATCCACCTGGTGCAGGCCATCGCCGCCGAGCTGCTGCCCGCCGCGATCACCGCGGTCCGCCCCGGCGACCTGATCATCCCCCGCGTGGAAACCTGGTCCGGCGACGCCGCCACCTTCCAGGCCACCGTCGATGGCGCCCCGGCCGAGGTTCGCGGCACCATCACCCTCACCGACGAGGGCGCCACCTCCACGGCCGCCGCCAACGGCACCATCGAGGTCAAGATCCCCCTCTTCGGCGGCAAGATCGAGAACGCGATCGCCGAACACCTCACCGAGGTGCTGAAGAACGAGGAAGAGTTCACCAACACCTGGCTCGCCGCACACTGACGGCCGCCCCCACCAGCCGAGCCCACCGCGCGGCCGCCGACACAGCAAAACCATCCCCCGGCGCACCCGCGCGGCCGGCGAACACTAATCTGTCGCCTCATGGCCCGCCGACTGGATTACTCCGCTCGCTACCCGCTGCACACCACCAAAGAGCTGTACGCGGCGCTGTCGAACCGCGACTACTGGGACGCGCGGATGGCGGAGATGTTGAAGTATTCGCCGGGTAACGAGGTCGCCTCGCTCGAGGCGGGCGACAGCGGGATCGATATCGTGCTGCACCACATCCTGCCGCGCGAGATGTTGCCGGAGATCGCGCAGGCGGTGATGCGCAAGGACATGGTCATCACCCGCAAGGAGAGCTGGGGCGCGTTCGGCGACGAGGAGATCGTCGGCAAGTATTCGGCGAGCATTCCGGCGGGGCCGGGCAGCTTGGGCGGCACGATCCGGTTGTTCCCGACCGATACCGGGTGCACCATGCGCTTCTCGTCGGAGGCGAAGGTGTTCATTCCGATGGTCGGTCCGCGGCTGGAGCAGTTGATGCTGGTGAATCTGGTGGATCTGTTCCGCGCGGAGGCCGAATTCACGGTGCAGTGGCTCGACGAAAATCACCCGACCACCTAGTCAAGCCGGTCGGCACCATCACCCGCGGTACCACCGGGGTGAATCGGCTG
This genomic interval carries:
- a CDS encoding DUF2505 domain-containing protein, translating into MATPLAYTARYSHPAAAVRAAFANDQYWKDRVAEVGGPNARLDSVTVEGDQVRIHLVQAIAAELLPAAITAVRPGDLIIPRVETWSGDAATFQATVDGAPAEVRGTITLTDEGATSTAAANGTIEVKIPLFGGKIENAIAEHLTEVLKNEEEFTNTWLAAH
- a CDS encoding DUF2505 domain-containing protein → MARRLDYSARYPLHTTKELYAALSNRDYWDARMAEMLKYSPGNEVASLEAGDSGIDIVLHHILPREMLPEIAQAVMRKDMVITRKESWGAFGDEEIVGKYSASIPAGPGSLGGTIRLFPTDTGCTMRFSSEAKVFIPMVGPRLEQLMLVNLVDLFRAEAEFTVQWLDENHPTT